A region of the Saccharomyces cerevisiae S288C chromosome II, complete sequence genome:
TGGATTTGTCAGATTCggtgatgaagatgagcGCCGCAGGGCACTGATTGAGATGAGTGGGAAATGGTTTCAAGGAAGGGCCTTAAGAGTCGCTTATGCCACGCCAAGAAATAATATGATGCTGCAGTTACAggaacaacaacaacagcaacaacaattgCAGCAACAGCATCAGCAGCTAGATCAGGAGGATAATAATGGCCCTCTCTTGATTAAGACTGCAAATAATCTCATTCAAAACAATAGCAACATGCTTCCTCTCAATGCCTTGCATAACGCGCCTCCAATGCATTTGAATGAGGGCGGCATTTCAAACATGCGTGTAAATGATTCACTACCTTCAAACACCTATAATACAGACCCCACTAATACTACTGTTTTTGTGGGAGGACTGGTACCAAAAACTACCGAATTTCAATTACGTTCACTATTCAAACCCTTTGGACCCATTCTAAATGTCAGGATTCCCAATGGTAAAAACTGTGGGTTTGTTAAATTCGAGAAGAGGATTGATGCTGAAGCTTCAATACAAGGCCTGCAAGGCTTTATTGTGGGCGGCAGTCCAATAAGATTATCATGGGGACGCCCATCCAGTTCAAATGCTAAAACAAATTCGACCATCATGGGGGCAAGCCAATATATGTCCTCAAATGGCCTGAGAGCGCCATCTGCGGCTTCTTCAGTCGATAACTCCAAACAAATTCTTGAACAATATGCGGAAGATAAAAGGCGACTCTTTTTACatcagcagcagcagcagcagcagcagcagcaacaggATGGTAACTTTTCTATGGAGCAAATGGCGCACAACAACTATTACAACTACAATAATTACGATTATCACAGGAACAAGAATGGCAGCCATAGCGACCTCGTTAATCTGCAGAGATCTAATGTCCCGTATATGCAAGAAGACGGTGCACTGTACCCACACCAATATTCAAGTCCCTCATACTCGCTCCATCCGACGGGCAACCAATTCTCCAATGCTACTAATAACTTACCTCAATTTGGGAACGCGATGTCAATTTCTATGCAACTGCCCAATGGCAACAGCAATAAAACGGCCTCAAGCATGAACACAAACCCTAACACAAACATGATCATGAATTCTAACATGAACATGAACATGAACGTAAATCCAGTACCATACGGAATGGGAAACGGTGCAAATATGTATGACGTGTCCAGGATGATGACTCCTCCCTTAAATATAGCCCCGAATTCCAATAATTCGAAATCGAGCATCATGAACAAGCATCCTAATAGGAACAATGTTCCGCCAATTCATCCTTCTCTTCTACATTGATTacaaaagacaaaaaaagaaaattttaatcTTGTCCGCAGTTTTATCTGCGTCTCTACGTTCTTACGTTTCTTCTATTAATGCCATTTCAGTTACAACCTAGTCAATTGTCGATCCATAATTCTAATcaaatttgtttttcctCTATACTACCTATCTATTTTTATCTATCTAAGTACATTTATTTACTCAAACAGTTCCGTTTCAAAGTGTTTTATATTAACTATATATGCGAAAAGCTGGCGTCATAATTTCACGTGTTATAATAGCCATGCTgacggaaaaaaaatgtgaaaATCGCTACAAAGTCCGATGACTACGGGCAGTAGCATGTAAATGATGgacacacacacacacatatatatatatatacatttactTCAATAAAAGGCTGTGCCAGACATTTTTGCCATACATTGTTCATGAAGTGTGCAAAATAAGAGAGTGTATAATAGGATAAAAAATGGTCAAATCGCTACAGCTAGCCCATCAATTaaaagacaagaaaataCTACTAATCGGAG
Encoded here:
- the NGR1 gene encoding Ngr1p (RNA binding protein that negatively regulates growth rate; interacts with the 3' UTR of the mitochondrial porin (POR1) mRNA and enhances its degradation; overexpression impairs mitochondrial function; interacts with Dhh1p to mediate POR1 mRNA decay; expressed in stationary phase), encoding MMSNVANASQRQENPYIIPLPPSSTVETSTEPPRTLWMGDLDPSFDEATIEEIWSKLDKKVIVKLIRAKKNLLIPCSSTSSSNNNTSEENAENQQSASNSTDQLDNSQMININGISFIDPSTTQLHHAGYCFVEFETQKDAKFALSLNATPLPNFYSPTTNSQTNPTFKRTFRLNWASGATLQSSIPSTPEFSLFVGDLSPTATEADLLSLFQTRFKSVKTVRVMTDPLTGSSRCFGFVRFGDEDERRRALIEMSGKWFQGRALRVAYATPRNNMMLQLQEQQQQQQQLQQQHQQLDQEDNNGPLLIKTANNLIQNNSNMLPLNALHNAPPMHLNEGGISNMRVNDSLPSNTYNTDPTNTTVFVGGLVPKTTEFQLRSLFKPFGPILNVRIPNGKNCGFVKFEKRIDAEASIQGLQGFIVGGSPIRLSWGRPSSSNAKTNSTIMGASQYMSSNGLRAPSAASSVDNSKQILEQYAEDKRRLFLHQQQQQQQQQQQDGNFSMEQMAHNNYYNYNNYDYHRNKNGSHSDLVNLQRSNVPYMQEDGALYPHQYSSPSYSLHPTGNQFSNATNNLPQFGNAMSISMQLPNGNSNKTASSMNTNPNTNMIMNSNMNMNMNVNPVPYGMGNGANMYDVSRMMTPPLNIAPNSNNSKSSIMNKHPNRNNVPPIHPSLLH